The window GAAAGTTGACGTTCTCCTGAAGAGCAGGTTATAGACGGAGTTCGCCAGCGCCATGTCTGTGGAATAGTGCGCAGGAACGGATGTGAGGAGTTACCACTTCCGCTCGAGGGACGGGTCGAATGCTTAGTGACCCTGCACAGACGCCGTACTTGTACCACAGGAAGCAGTCTTTGCGGTATTTTATGGTTTGGTGTCGCCTCAAAGCAAACATCACGGTGGAGGACagcttttactgttttttttactttcgcCAATGGTATGAACTTTTTTGTACACAGGAGAAATGCAAACGGTGTGACAACAAACGTgtgctagttagctagctagctagctaacgttaggtTAACTATCTAAATTTGCCATCGCTATGGACAATATATTTAGTTAGAGATGTTAATGTTTGCTGCTAGCATAAAATCACTGGTTTACAAGCTCTGTACATTTCTCAACAACGTTGTATCTGCAGGAAGTCTTAGCAAGgcatattcaaaataaaagttttttttctctccaattTGGCATCTCCATTAGTTCGccagtagatggcagtaaaAGGATGCTACTAATACCAGTCGCCCTTCCTCATGATTTTGCTGATATATTATTGATATAGGCtatttgtcagtttgtttgtcatGCAAGCAAGCATTTTTGGTCTAAGCCCAAATCTGTAGTTACGTGTGTGACTCATACATGAATGCataagtaaacaaacaaatgaaaccaTGATTACTTAATGTAAATGTAGACAAACTTTTGTTGATGCAAAAGTCTCAATTGTCAAAACAGATCAATATTAGCACCATGACTGGGCATACATTAGGTCTGTTGTGTACTTtatactgtgtgtattgtttgtttgtttgtttgtttgttagtgcTGAAAAGTTAGTTGAATAATGAATTTGTGAATAGACAGAAAATCACAAACAATTTAGAAAAAAATTGCAGCTTGGGTGcagcttttttaaaacatatGAGCTTACtctgatattttctgttttaagtCATAGTAAATGAAATGGATTTGGATTTTAGACTGCTGGTAAGACAAAAATAATCTGCAAATATATTGATGATTGTACATATAAAGTCTGCTTTGGCTACACTCCTCTCTTCTTGTTAGGATATACTGTCTTGGTTTGTTAATGAATCTGCTTTTGCATAATGATGCATGACATGGTGACGCTCACTCAGTTGATGTTGCATCATACAGAAACCATTTCAATTAGCACAGCTATTCACTCACCATGTGTTGACAGAGCAGTTacattaaatgtattcattttctgctgtttcagagATTTCACAGGTGACATCTTGCTGGTTTGAGCACATAACCTGCACCATGGGAAAGCGGTACTACTGTGACTACTGTGATCGGTCCTTTCAGGACAACATGCACAACAGGAAGAAGCATCTGAATGGTGTTCAGCATCACAGAGCTAAAAAGGCCTGGTTCGACCATTTTAGAGGTGAGATTTGCAGCTGGTCCTTAGACCTCTGAGATGTCTTTGGAGTAAAAATTAAACTACGTGCTATATTTTATGACATAAGGTGTTTATGATGACTGCATTACACTTTACAAGTCGTACAGTAGATTTATGAGATTTTGATTGGACAGTTATGCATGCCTACAGTTCTTTATGCCATCTTGGCTGCCCACCTGTTCACATTACGATGGAAGATTATATAAACAACCATGGACacacttttatttcctttttacaGACTCTTCAGCCATTCTGTGTGAcgagcaaacaaaaaaaccctgcaGGAAGTTTCTCCAAAAAGGTAACAAAACTGTTTAACCTTACATTTATCCAATAACAATAACCAGGATATTATATTAAATGCCTTTTTtaatggtctttttttttttttttttcctttttttttgtaggaATTTGTGATTTTGGCCCTAACTGCAGGTTTTCTCACATGTCAGAAGAGGACCTGTTTAATTTAAAAAGACAGGTGGAAGGTAAGGGAAATGTTCGACAACTGGATTGTCATGGAATAGTATACAAGTACACaatacaatatatttaatgagATGAGTGTGTGAGTTGCTGTATGTTGACTGGAGtgagattttctttctttcagatgAAAGGCAGCTCAGAGAGGACTCTGTAGACAGACTCATGCCTGAGCGAAGTGTAGAAGACTGGCTCTCTAGAAGGGAAATGAAGAAGACTGCCCTCAGCACCAAAGAGTATGCACGTTCATTTTTGTGTATGACACTTAGTCATACATGGTTTGCATGGCTAATGGTTATTCTGGTTGATTTGGAGTTCAGCTGCTCAATTATTTATCTCTGCAGAGATCTAAAAACTGAGGAAGACAGCGAAGAGGGCCGAGCAGAAAGTGACGTGCCTGAACAGCTCCTCTCCATTCCCGACCTTCCACCCTCTCTATTACCGCCACCCCCAGGCGGATGGAAAGTCAAAGTGAGCACAGAATGGGGTTGAAAGAAATTCactttgtgcttctgtgttAAGAGGATATGTGACACTGATAGGAGGAGTGATACAGAATACCTGCGTCATTAAGAGATGCTGTCGCCTTCGTTTTTGAAGAAActgagtttgtcagtttggaATGAGGTTTTCAGTTAATACTGAAAATCTTTTTGTTGccatttctcattttaaaaaggcTATAAAAATGAGCTGATGGATatcattttttgttttactttagtCCTGTGATGTGCCACTGAGAGAAACACTGAGCGGacttcattttatttctaaCCCAGCTGCTGGAAAACACCATTTTACTTCCTAAATGGCAAAGATGGCAAACTAATGATCTGAATAAAATTtcataattaaagtttcataGTTGGAAAGTTTAATACATGTATATGAACAAGCCTCATGCACATCCCCTGGATTTGTGACTAATGTATTCATAATTGTCTTTGCCTTTTATAATCCTCAATTAAATTATCCCTCTCAACTGGGGTTATACTGACATGTATATACTTTGAACTGTTTCCACATCTGTTGTATACCTAATGCAGTGTGTACAGCAGAATCCTCATtaaatttttttctgttttgcatcattttgtctctttttctgctgtCCACTTGTGGTGCAATGGAAGCGTTTATGAGTCTTGTTTTTTCTGGTTCCAAACCTTTGAATCAGCCCCCTCCACAGAAAGGAGGAGTCATAAGAGTGGCGACCGCTTTAGACAACATAGATGCTGCTATCGAGGCGTTCACTGtctgatatcagacagaattGTCAACTTGGTCAAGTTGGCAGATTCAAAGGTCTGGACCCAGGCAAGGCAGATACCTTGTGATTGGATAGAAAAAAAtgacccccccctcccccatcgTGGAGTGGAGACAACATCAGAGTAGAGATGGCAGCGGAGTGTGACGAGTTGACAACTCTGTGTGATAT is drawn from Chaetodon trifascialis isolate fChaTrf1 chromosome 20, fChaTrf1.hap1, whole genome shotgun sequence and contains these coding sequences:
- the zmat5 gene encoding zinc finger matrin-type protein 5; translated protein: MGKRYYCDYCDRSFQDNMHNRKKHLNGVQHHRAKKAWFDHFRDSSAILCDEQTKKPCRKFLQKGICDFGPNCRFSHMSEEDLFNLKRQVEDERQLREDSVDRLMPERSVEDWLSRREMKKTALSTKEDLKTEEDSEEGRAESDVPEQLLSIPDLPPSLLPPPPGGWKVKVSTEWG